A genomic region of Haliotis asinina isolate JCU_RB_2024 chromosome 1, JCU_Hal_asi_v2, whole genome shotgun sequence contains the following coding sequences:
- the LOC137284248 gene encoding uncharacterized protein codes for MITFLLLLGAVSVYGQGGHGHDHGHNHSCIHNNHQQKTAKQVIVSVIIDLDENGDGDLEAKEVLAQFAANYDKDGSGDVSEDEFVHQWHHTYHDTHPFAGYLFHNFDMDNDNKLTDKDVTAMEQALDTNGDGKLSIAEFETAMTRLYTDCVTTKG; via the exons ATGATAACATTCCTTCTTCTTCTGGGAGCGGTGTCGGTGTATGG ACAAGGAGGCCATGGTCATGATCACGGCCACAACCACTCCTGTATCCATAACAACCACCAGCAGAAGACAGCCAAACAAGTGATCGTAAGCGTCATCATCGACCTGGACGAAAATGGAGACGGCGACTTGGAGGCGAAAGAAGTCCTGGCTCAGTTCGCAGCAAACTACGACAAGGACG GTAGCGGCGACGTTTCCGAGGACGAGTTTGTGCATCAGTGGCATCATACGTACCATGACACACACCCCTTTGCCGGCTACCTCTTCCACAACTTCGACATGGACAACGACAATAAACTGACCGACAAAGACGTCACCGCTATGGAGCAAGCCCTTGATACCAATG GTGATGGTAAACTGTCGATTGCAGAGTTCGAGACAGCTATGACCAGA CTCTACACAGACTGTGTCACCACTAAAGGGTGA
- the LOC137284254 gene encoding uncharacterized protein, whose translation MITFLLLLGAVSVYGQGGHGHGQNHSCIHNNHQQMTANQVITKVIADLDTDGDGDLTAKEVLAEFAANYDKDASGDISEDEFVHQWHGTYHDTHPFAGYLFKNFDMDSDNTLTDKDVAAMELALDTDGDGKLSVAEFRTAMTRLYTACVSTHG comes from the exons ATGATAACATTCCTTCTTCTACTGGGAGCGGTGTCGGTGTATGG ACAAGGAGGTCATGGTCACGGCCAAAATCATTCCTGTATCCATAACAACCACCAGCAGATGACAGCCAATCAGGTGATCACAAAAGTCATCGCCGACCTGGACACAGATGGAGACGGCGACTTGACGGCGAAAGAAGTTCTGGCGGAGTTCGCCGCAAACTACGACAAGGACG CTAGTGGCGACATTTCCGAGGACGAGTTTGTGCATCAGTGGCATGGAACGTACCATGACACACACCCCTTTGCCGGATACCTCTTCAAGAACTTCGACATGGACAGCGACAATACACTGACCGACAAAGACGTCGCCGCTATGGAGCTCGCCCTTGATACTGATG GTGATGGTAAACTGTCAGTCGCAGAGTTCCGGACCGCTATGACCAGA CTCTACACAGCGTGTGTCTCCACTCATGGGTGA
- the LOC137284262 gene encoding uncharacterized protein, which yields MITFLLLLGAMSVYGQGGHNHGHEHSCIHNNHQQRTASQVVASVIDDMEKDGDGTLSPTEVTDEFVTNYDKDDNGEVSEDEFVHQWHHRYHDVRPFAGYLFHHFDMNDDLKLTDKDVVAMQVFLDADGDGKVSIAEFQASMMSLYKNCVSSHGH from the exons ATGATTACATTCCTTCTTCTACTGGGAGCGATGTCGGTGTATGG ACAAGGAGGTCATAATCACGGCCACGAGCACTCCTGTATCCATAACAACCACCAGCAGAGGACAGCCAGTCAGGTGGTCGCAAGCGTCATCGATGACATGGAGAAAGATGGAGACGGAACCCTGTCGCCGACTGAAGTCACGGATGAGTTTGTCACAAACTACGATAAGGACG ACAACGGCGAGGTTTCTGAGGACGAGTTTGTGCATCAGTGGCATCATAGGTACCACGACGTACGCCCCTTTGCCGGCTACCTCTTCCACCACTTCGACATGAACGACGACCTCAAACTGACCGACAAAGACGTCGTCGCTATGCAGGTCTTCCTTGATGCCGATG GTGATGGTAAAGTCTCAATCGCAGAGTTCCAGGCCTCTATGATGAGC CTCTACAAAAACTGTGTCAGTTCTCATGGGCACTAG
- the LOC137277066 gene encoding skin secretory protein xP2-like encodes MPVDYDANDEEDVSMDTVISIQNDTVIPEQTDATTDIQILTDAPIDIPVYTDAPTDIPVQADAPKDIPVQADAPIDTSVRTDAPIDIPAQADAPKDIPVQADAPIDTSVRTDAPIDIPVQTDAPTDIPVQTDAPTDIPVQTDAPIDIPVQADAPKDIPVQADAPIDTSVRTDAPIDIPAQADAPKDIPVQADAPIDTSVRTDAPIDIPAQADAPKDIPVQADAPIDTSVRTDAPIDIPAQADAPKDIPVQADAPIDTSVRTDAPTDIPAQADAPKDIPAQADAPKDIPVQGVDRKAILV; translated from the coding sequence ATGCCAGTAGACTATGACGCAAATGATGAAGAGGATGTGTCGATGGATACAGTGATATCAATACAGAATGATACAGTTATACCAGAACAGACCGACGCAACTACAGACATACAAATACTGACTGATGCACCTATAGACATACCAGTATATACTGACGCACCTACAGACATACCAGTACAGGCTGATGCACCTAAAGATATACCAGTACAGGCTGATGCACCTATAGACACATCAGTACGTACTGATGCACCTATAGACATACCAGCACAGGCTGATGCACCTAAAGATATACCAGTACAGGCTGATGCACCTATAGACACATCAGTACGTACTGATGCACCTATAGACATACCAGTACAAACTGACGCACCTACGGACATACCAGTACAAACTGACGCACCTACGGACATACCAGTACAGACTGATGCACCTATAGACATACCAGTACAGGCTGATGCACCTAAAGATATACCAGTACAGGCTGATGCACCTATAGACACATCAGTACGTACTGATGCACCTATAGACATACCAGCACAGGCTGATGCACCTAAAGATATACCAGTACAGGCTGATGCACCTATAGACACATCAGTACGTACTGATGCACCTATAGACATACCAGCACAGGCTGATGCACCTAAAGATATACCAGTACAGGCTGATGCACCTATAGACACATCAGTACGTACTGATGCACCTATAGACATACCAGCACAGGCTGATGCACCTAAAGATATACCAGTACAGGCTGATGCACCTATAGACACATCAGTACGTACTGATGCGCCTACAGACATACCAGCACAGGCTGATGCACCTAAAGATATACCAGCACAGGCTGATGCACCTAAAGATATACCAGTACAGGGTGTTGATCGTAAAGCCATACTAGTATAG